The Papaver somniferum cultivar HN1 chromosome 3, ASM357369v1, whole genome shotgun sequence genome includes a region encoding these proteins:
- the LOC113360104 gene encoding uncharacterized protein LOC113360104 has translation MGDLNFVLHDHEKFSQHPIDSSEANIFLEKIEEANLTDLGYTKCPFTWTNRRTCIHLTEQRLDRGLANETWLEIHPNNTISNLPAIGSDHNPILLNTNPNWKQGHIPFKFFGPWLDHKDCKSIIAECWKTHHKGPLSIKIARKLRDIKVKLKKWNKEIYGNIKTNLEDSIQHLDRITKNQFNINRGKDTRMLKSKLNIGRTFRNASGRPKAEIKLIKLGDKNTSFFHLSAKKRY, from the coding sequence ATGGGTGATTTAAATTTTGTACTGCATGATCATGAAAAATTTAGTCAACACCCTATTGATTCCTCTGAAGCTAACATCTTTCTGGAGAAAATTGAAGAAGCCAACCTTACTGATTTGGGTTACACAAAATGTCCCTTCACTTGGACCAACAGAAGAACATGCATTCATCTCACAGAACAAAGATTAGATAGAGGATTGGCCAATGAAACTTGGCTTGAAATACACCCAAATAACACCATCTCCAATCTCCCTGCCATTGGTTCTGATCATAACCCAATTCTCCTCAATACCAATCCCAATTGGAAGCAAGGCCACATTCccttcaaattctttggtccttGGCTTGATCACAAGGACTGCAAATCCATCATTGCTGAATGTTGGAAAACTCATCACAAAGGACCTCTTTCCATTAAAATTGCCAGAAAGTTAAGAGATATTAAAGTCAAATTAAAGAAATGGAACAAGGAGATTTATGGTAATATCAAGACCAATCTAGAAGACAGCATACAACACTTGGACCGGATCACCAAGAATCAATTCAATATCAATAGAGGTAAGGATACAAGGATGTTAAAAAGCAAGTTGAACATTGGCAGAACATTCAGGAATGCTTCTGGAAGACCAAAAGCAGAGATCAAACTTATCAAACTAGGAGACAAAAACACAAGTTTTTTCCATTTATCTGCCAAGAAAAGATACTGA
- the LOC113357667 gene encoding probable LRR receptor-like serine/threonine-protein kinase At4g36180, which yields MKPLLLLLLLHHHHLFLFLLTITAATFSLSYAQQKNYSLIETEALTSFKLNLHDPLGILSGWDKSIPVCDWRGVVCYQNRVRELRLPRFQLTGKLTDHLSNLTELRKLSLRSNRFNGTIPVSLAKCTRLRALFLQYNSFSGKLPSEISHLNDLQVLNVAQNFLFGEISSDLPLNLRYLDLSSNSFSGEIPKNLSKNSKLQFINLSFNKFSGGIPGNFGSLQQLEYLWLDWNLLEGTLPSALGNCSSLMHLSVQGNAIRGLIPSGFGELPKLQVLSLSHNNLSGSISSSLFCNVSFNPPSLRIVQLGFNAFTDIVPPKESRFFSVLQVLDLQENQIQGVFPSWLMNISTLTVIDLSRNSFSGTLPIQVGNLLKLEELRVANNSLTGTIPLEIQKCSSLSVIDLEGNNFSGGIPAFLGGLKSLQMLALGANNFSGSIPTSFENLSQLQILNLRKNELTGNVPEEILSLRNLTNLNLSGNKFSGEVPSNIGDLRGVMVLNLSDCGFSGKIPSSIGNLLSLTTLDLSKQNLSGEVPFELPGLPNLQVISLEENNLIGNVPEGLSSLLSLRFLNLSSNQFTGEIPATYGFLRSLLVLSLSKNRISGKIPEEVGNCSELQVLQLRSNSLSDDIPDDLSRLSHLKELDLGENNFTGDIPEGLSEISTLTSLSVDENHLSGVIPSSLSNLTKLNVLNLSSNNLSGSIPIGLTNISSLKYFNVSKNNLEGEIPANLGSRFNDPSLYGKNKNLCGKPLEKECENDKIVNKRKKKLLVLVVVAIAGAFLVSLCCCFYIFSLLRWRKKLRDAATGEKKKSPARGSSGTESRGSGENGGPKLVMFNSKITYAETVEATRQFDEENVLSRGRYGLVFKACYLDGTVLSIRRLPDGSLNEGLFKKEAELLGKVKHRNLTVLRGYYAGPPDVRLLVYDYMPNGNLATLLQEASHQDGHVLNWPMRHLIALGVARGISFLHSTTMVHGDVKPQNVLFDADFEAHLSDFGLDRLTIATPAEASSSTPTVGTLGYVSPEAVLTGEATKEGDVYSFGIVLLELLTGRRPVMFTEDEDIVKWVKKQLQRGQISELLEPGLLELDPESSEWEEFLLGVKVGLLCTSPDPLDRPSMADIVFMLEGCRVGPDIPSSADPTSQPSPA from the coding sequence ATGAaacctcttcttcttctgcttcttcttcacCACCATCATCTTTTTCTGTTTCTCTTAACAATCACTGCTGCTACTTTTAGCTTATCCTACGCACAGCAAAAGAACTACTCCTTGATAGAAACAGAAGCTCTAACATCTTTCAAACTTAACTTGCATGATCCATTAGGTATATTAAGCGGTTGggataaatcaataccagtatgtGATTGGAGAGGTGTGGTTTGTTATCAGAACCGAGTTCGTGAACTTCGTTTACCTCGTTTTCAACTCACTGGTAAACTCACTGATCATCTTTCTAATTTAACCGAGTTACGTAAACTCAGTCTTCGTTCTAACCGTTTTAATGGAACCATTCCTGTTTCACTCGCTAAATGTACTCGTTTACGTGCTTTGTTTCTTCAGTATAATTCATTCTCTGGTAAACTTCCATCCGAGATTTCTCATTTAAATGATCTTCAAGTGCTAAACGTTGCTCAGAATTTTTTATTCGGTGAAATTTCTAGCGATCTTCCTTTGAATCTCAGATACCTTGATCTTTCTTCAAATTCATTTTCTGGTGAAATCCCTAAAAATTTATCTAAAAATTCTAAACTGCAGTTCATCAATTTATCATTCAACAAGTTCAGTGGAGGAATCCCTGGGAATTTTGGTTCTCTTCAACAACTCGAATATCTTTGGTTAGATTGGAATTTGTTAGAAGGAACATTACCTTCAGCATTAGGAAATTGTTCTTCATTAATGCATTTGAGTGTACAGGGAAATGCTATTCGTGGTTTAATTCCATCTGGTTTTGGTGAGCTTCCAAAACTTCAAGTATTATCTCTTTCGCATAACAATTTATCTGGTTCCATTTCTTCGTCTTTGTTTTGTAATGTTTCATTTAATCCTCCGTCTTTACGAATCGTACAGTTAGGGTTTAATGCATTTACTGACATTGTTCCACCCAAGGAGTCAAGATTTTTTAGTGTATTACAAGTTTTAGATCTTCAAGAGAATCAAATTCAAGGTGTGTTTCCCTCTTGGTTAATGAATATTTCAACATTAACAGTTATTGATCTTTCAAGAAATTCCTTCTCGGGTACTTTGCCGATCCAAGTCGGCAATCTGTTAAAATTGGAAGAGTTGAGAGTAGCTAATAATTCATTGACTGGAACTATACCATTAGAGATTCAAAAATGTAGCTCTCTAAGTGTAATTGATCTTGAAGGAAATAATTTCTCCGGTGGAATTCCTGCATTTTTAGGGGGACTAAAAAGTCTACAGATGTTGGCTCTTGGTGCAAATAATTTCTCCGGTTCAATCCCAACTAGTTTTGAAAATCTTTCTCAGTTGCAAATCTTGAATCTCAGAAAGAATGAGCTGACAGGGAATGTACCTGAAGAAATATTGAGTTTGAGGAATTTGACTAATTTGAATCTCAGTGGAAACAAATTCTCGGGTGAAGTCCCATCAAATATTGGAGATTTACGGGGTGTAATGGTTTTGAATTTGAGTGACTGTGGTTTTTCAGGGAAGATTCCTTCAAGTATTGGAAATCTGTTGAGTCTCACTACTCTTGATTTAAGCAAGCAAAATCTTTCAGGGGAGGTACCATTTGAGCTTCCTGGATTACCAAATCTTCAAGTAATTTCTCTTGAAGAAAATAATTTGATTGGTAATGTCCCGGAAGGTTTAAGCAGTTTATTGAGTTTAAGGTTTCTTAATTTGTCATCAAATCAGTTTACGGGTGAGATTCCTGCAACTTATGGGTTTCTTCGGTCATTACTTGTTCTTTCTCTTTCAAAGAACCGTATTTCAGGTAAAATTCCTGAAGAGGTTGGTAATTGTTCTGAGCTACAAGTACTTCAACTTCGTTCAAACAGTTTAAGTGATGACATTCCGGATGATCTTTCTCGTCTATCTCATTTGAAGGAGCTGGATTTGGGTGAGAACAATTTCACTGGTGATATTCCAGAAGGTTTATCTGAGATCTCTACTCTGACTTCTCTATCAGTAGATGAAAATCATCTTTCTGGAGTTATACCGAGTTCTCTATCCAACCTCACGAAGCTTAACGTTTTGAATCTCTCTTCAAATAATTTGAGTGGGAGCATTCCAATAGGCCTAACCAACATATCTAGTTTGAAGTACTTCAATGTTTCTAAGAATAACCTTGAGGGTGAGATTCCGGCCAATCTTGGTTCTAGATTCAATGATCCTTCTTTATATGGAAAGAATAAAAATTTATGCGGTAAGCCGTTAGAGAAGGAATGTGAGAATGACAAAATCGTCAACAAAAGGAAGAAGAAGCTGCTTGTGTTGGTAGTAGTTGCCATAGCAGGAGCTTTTCTTGTTTCTTTGTGCTGTTGCTTTTACATCTTCAGTCTCTTACGTTGGCGTAAAAAGCTTAGAGATGCAGCAacaggagagaagaagaaaagtccTGCACGTGGGAGTTCAGGAACAGAAAGTCGTGGTAGTGGAGAAAATGGAGGTCCAAAGCTTGTCATGTTCAATAGCAAAATCACCTATGCAGAAACAGTTGAAGCAACTAGGCAATTTGATGAGGAAAATGTACTAAGTAGAGGAAGATATGGATTAGTTTTCAAGGCATGTTACCTAGATGGAACAGTTCTATCAATTCGGCGATTACCAGATGGGTCACTCAATGAAGGACTGTTTAAAAAAGAAGCTGAGTTACTGGGCAAAGTGAAACATAGGAATTTGACTGTTCTCCGAGGATATTACGCAGGACCCCCTGATGTTCGTCTTCTCGTGTATGATTACATGCCTAATGGGAACCTAGCTACATTACTTCAAGAAGCATCCCATCAAGATGGGCATGTTCTAAATTGGCCTATGCGACATCTGATTGCACTTGGGGTTGCACGAGGGATATCATTTCTACACTCAACAACAATGGTTCATGGTGATGTTAAGCCACAAAACGTTCTTTTCGATGCAGATTTTGAAGCCCATTTATCTGATTTCGGGCTAGATCGCTTAACAATTGCTACACCAGCTGAAGCTTCATCATCAACACCCACAGTTGGGACACTAGGATACGTATCACCCGAGGCCGTATTAACAGGTGAAGCTACAAAAGAAGGAGATGTTTACAGTTTCGGAatagtattgttggaactcttaACCGGCAGGCGACCTGTTATGTTTACTGAAGATGAAGACATAGTGAAATGGGTGAAGAAACAATTACAGAGAGGTCAAATATCAGAATTACTCGAGCCAGGTCTACTCGAGCTTGATCCAGAATCATCTGAATGGGAAGAATTCTTATTAGGAGTTAAAGTAGGTTTACTATGCACATCACCTGATCCTCTTGATCGGCCATCAATGGCTGATATTGTTTTCATGCTAGAAGGTTGTCGGGTCGGACCTGATATTCCTTCCTCAGCTGATCCCACTTCTCAGCCATCCCCAGCATAA